A window of Hevea brasiliensis isolate MT/VB/25A 57/8 chromosome 14, ASM3005281v1, whole genome shotgun sequence contains these coding sequences:
- the LOC110636113 gene encoding mitochondrial uncoupling protein 5: MGLKGFVEGGIASIVAGASTHPLDLIKVRMQLHGESHLPNPSTLQAFRPAFALSSASAANISLPKTLEVPPPPRVGPISLGIRIIHSEGVAALFSGVSATILRQTLYSTTRMGLYQVLKQKWAEPDTGNLPLLRKIVAGLVAGGVGAAVGNPADVAMVRMQADGRLPIEQRRNYKSVVDALTQMSKQEGIGSLWCGSGLTVNRAMIVTASQLASYDQIKEMILEKGVMSDGIGTHVTASFAAGFVAAVASNPIDVIKTRVMNMKVETGAEPPYKGALDCAMKTVRAEGAMALYKGFIPTISRQGPFTVVLFVTLEQVRKLLKDL; this comes from the coding sequence ATGGGTTTGAAAGGCTTTGTTGAAGGTGGCATTGCCTCCATAGTCGCCGGTGCCTCCACCCACCCTCTAGATCTAATCAAGGTTCGCATGCAACTCCACGGTGAATCCCACCTTCCAAATCCATCCACTTTGCAAGCCTTTCGTCCTGCTTTTGCATTAAGCTCTGCCTCTGCTGCTAACATTTCACTACCAAAAACCTTAGAAGTCCCTCCTCCACCTCGTGTAGGACCTATTTCCCTTGGCATCCGTATCATCCATTCTGAAGGCGTGGCCGCCCTTTTCTCCGGCGTTTCCGCCACTATCCTCCGTCAAACTCTATACTCCACCACCCGTATGGGACTTTATCAAGTCCTTAAACAAAAGTGGGCTGAACCTGACACAGGAAATCTGCCTCTTTTACGCAAGATAGTGGCTGGCCTAGTCGCCGGCGGTGTCGGAGCTGCAGTCGGGAACCCAGCTGACGTGGCTATGGTCCGAATGCAGGCAGATGGACGTCTTCCAATTGAACAACGTCGCAACTACAAGAGTGTGGTGGATGCTCTTACTCAAATGTCGAAGCAAGAAGGCATCGGTAGCCTGTGGTGTGGCTCAGGTCTCACGGTGAACCGTGCAATGATTGTCACCGCATCGCAGCTCGCATCCTATGATCAGATAAAGGAGATGAtcttagaaaagggtgtgatgaGCGATGGAATAGGGACCCATGTGACGGCGAGCTTTGCCGCTGGGTTTGTGGCTGCTGTGGCTTCAAACCCTATAGATGTGATAAAGACTAGGGTTATGAACATGAAGGTGGAAACAGGGGCCGAGCCACCATACAAGGGTGCACTAGATTGTGCAATGAAGACTGTGAGGGCGGAAGGAGCTATGGCATTGTACAAGGGATTTATCCCTACAATCTCAAGGCAAGGACCTTTCACGGTGGTGCTCTTTGTCACTCTAGAGCAGGTCAGAAAGCTTCTTAAGGATCTCTGA
- the LOC110636141 gene encoding mitochondrial uncoupling protein 5-like, with translation MGLKGFVEGGIASIVAGSSTHPLDLIKVRMQLQGESHLPNPASLQAFRPAVAFNTVAAGAGNISLPVEVPPPPARVGPFSIGVRIIQSEGVAALFSGVSATILRQTLYSTTRMGLYDILKHKWTDQDTGSMPLPRKILAGLISGGVGAAVGNPADVAMVRMQADGRLPIDQRRNYKSVFDALTQMSKQEGIASLWRGSGLTVNRAMIVTASQLATYDQIKEMILEKGVMSDGIGTHVTASFAAGFVASVASNPIDVIKTRVMNMKVETGAEPPYKGALDCAMKTVKAEGPMALYKGFIPTISRQGPFTVVLFVTLEQVRKLLKDF, from the coding sequence ATGGGGTTGAAGGGTTTTGTTGAAGGTGGTATTGCCTCCATCGTCGCCGGCTCCTCCACCCACCCTCTTGACCTCATCAAGGTCCGCATGCAACTTCAAGGTGAATCCCACCTCCCTAATCCAGCTTCCCTTCAAGCCTTCCGCCCTGCAGTCGCCTTCAACACGGTTGCTGCAGGTGCTGGAAACATTTCCCTACCTGTAGAAGTTCCTCCGCCGCCGGCTCGTGTTGGACCCTTTTCTATCGGTGTCCGTATCATCCAATCTGAAGGCGTGGCCGCCCTTTTCTCTGGTGTATCCGCCACTATTCTCCGCCAGACCTTGTACTCCACCACCCGTATGGGCCTTTATGATATTCTCAAACACAAGTGGACAGACCAAGATACCGGAAGTATGCCACTTCCACGGAAGATTCTTGCTGGCCTTATCTCCGGCGGTGTCGGAGCTGCCGTCGGGAACCCAGCTGACGTGGCTATGGTCCGCATGCAGGCTGATGGACGTCTCCCAATTGACCAACGTCGCAACTACAAGAGTGTGTTCGATGCTTTAACTCAAATGTCAAAGCAAGAAGGAATTGCTAGCCTCTGGCGTGGCTCAGGTCTAACAGTGAACCGTGCAATGATTGTCACTGCATCACAGCTCGCAACCTATGATCAGATCAAGGAGATGATATTGGAAAAGGGTGTGATGAGCGATGGAATAGGGACCCATGTGACGGCGAGCTTCGCTGCTGGGTTTGTGGCATCGGTGGCTTCAAACCCTATAGATGTGATAAAGACTAGGGTTATGAACATGAAGGTGGAGACAGGAGCAGAGCCGCCGTACAAGGGTGCATTAGATTGTGCAATGAAGACAGTGAAGGCTGAGGGTCCTATGGCTTTGTATAAGGGATTTATACCTACAATCTCAAGGCAAGGACCTTTCACAGTGGTGCTCTTTGTCACGCTAGAGCAGGTCAGGAAGCTACTCAAAGATTTCTAA